From Streptomyces sp. NBC_00683, one genomic window encodes:
- a CDS encoding DUF2516 family protein, protein MLLEAFGSFLQMLYLAMLVLAVVALIFAATAREDAYRAADKQKKSFWLIILGITVFVNLIIPILFLQIAGVIASIVFMVDVRPAIKAVTGGGGGRRGGSSSDGPYGPYNGGR, encoded by the coding sequence ATGCTGCTCGAAGCATTCGGCTCGTTCCTTCAGATGCTCTACCTGGCCATGCTCGTCCTGGCCGTGGTCGCGCTGATCTTTGCGGCGACCGCGCGCGAGGACGCCTACCGGGCGGCGGACAAGCAGAAGAAGTCCTTCTGGCTGATCATTCTCGGTATCACCGTCTTCGTGAACCTGATCATCCCGATCCTCTTCCTGCAGATCGCGGGCGTGATCGCGTCCATCGTCTTCATGGTGGACGTACGGCCGGCGATCAAGGCGGTAACGGGCGGCGGAGGCGGCCGTCGCGGCGGTTCGAGCAGCGACGGACCGTACGGCCCCTACAACGGCGGGCGCTGA
- a CDS encoding helix-turn-helix domain-containing protein, with the protein MASLNVGNLGEYLREQRRTAQLSLRQLADAAGVSNPYLSQIERGLRKPSAEVLQQVAKALRISAETLYVRAGILDEREREELETRAVILADPSINERQKNVLLQIYDSFRKENGFDVVPDTGAEVHGGADAGSRIDADAESGAGDENGAGTDARGPRTAGGSDADTPLN; encoded by the coding sequence ATGGCATCACTCAACGTCGGCAATCTCGGCGAGTACCTGCGTGAGCAGCGGCGTACCGCGCAGCTCTCCCTGCGGCAGCTCGCCGACGCCGCCGGAGTGTCCAATCCGTATCTCAGCCAGATCGAACGCGGCCTGCGCAAGCCGAGCGCCGAGGTTCTGCAGCAGGTCGCCAAGGCCCTGCGGATCTCTGCCGAGACGCTCTACGTGCGGGCCGGGATCCTCGACGAGCGGGAGCGGGAGGAGCTGGAGACGCGAGCGGTCATATTGGCCGATCCGTCGATCAACGAGCGGCAGAAGAACGTACTGCTGCAGATCTACGACTCCTTCCGCAAGGAGAACGGTTTCGACGTCGTGCCCGACACCGGCGCCGAGGTACACGGTGGCGCGGATGCGGGGAGCAGAATCGATGCCGACGCGGAAAGCGGTGCCGGTGACGAGAACGGCGCCGGTACAGATGCCCGCGGCCCCCGCACGGCCGGCGGCAGTGACGCAGACACACCTCTGAACTGA
- a CDS encoding NUDIX hydrolase, which produces MSFRLAAYAVCIENARVLLAHHFSGNWSLPGGMVEHGEDPFDAVIREVAEETGCDAVVERLLGVDSRVIPAAERTVPGGPDHQNVGIFYQVRITGGLLRPEPNGETTESVWTPLPDVAGLYRSSLVDIGLDLARTRPATGHVSPVPAGGLIRH; this is translated from the coding sequence ATGAGCTTCCGACTTGCGGCGTACGCCGTGTGCATCGAGAACGCGCGGGTGCTGCTCGCCCACCACTTCTCAGGGAACTGGTCCCTTCCGGGCGGCATGGTCGAGCACGGGGAGGACCCGTTCGACGCGGTCATCCGGGAGGTCGCCGAGGAGACCGGCTGCGACGCCGTGGTCGAACGCCTGCTGGGCGTGGACTCAAGGGTGATCCCCGCCGCCGAACGCACCGTCCCCGGCGGACCTGACCACCAGAACGTCGGCATCTTCTACCAGGTCCGCATCACCGGCGGCCTGCTCCGGCCCGAGCCGAACGGCGAGACCACCGAGTCGGTCTGGACACCGCTTCCCGATGTCGCCGGCCTGTACCGGTCATCGCTGGTCGACATCGGCCTCGACCTGGCGCGGACCCGGCCCGCAACGGGCCACGTCTCTCCCGTCCCGGCAGGCGGGCTGATCCGGCACTGA
- the rox gene encoding rifampin monooxygenase, with the protein MIDVIVVGGGPTGLMLAAELRLHGVHVVVLEKLTAQTEQSRGQGLHARSVEVMDQRGLLDRFLAVSEKFQVGGLFGGIAKPWPERLDTAHPYGVATPQPVTERLLNEHALEVGTDLRRGCEVVGLSQDEDGVSVELADGTQLRSRYLVGCDGGRSAVRKLLGVGFPGEPAKVETLLGEMEVTDDQATIAAAVAEVHRTQLRFGVAPPDENGVCRVVVPADGVAEDRATEPSLDDFKKQLRAFAGTDFGVHSPRWLSRFGDATRQAERYRVGRAFLAGDAAHIHPPTGGQGLNLGVQDAFNLGWKLAAAVNGWGPEGLLDSYHTERHPVGARVLDNTRAQITLLGADAGATALRELFSKLMDFEEVNRYVTGMITAVDVSYDFGEGHELLGRRMRDVELKQGRLYELMRGGRGLLLDQTGRLSVAGWADRVDHVVDVSEELEVPAVLLRPDGHVAWVGEDQQDLLGRLPKWFGAAAG; encoded by the coding sequence ATGATTGACGTGATCGTGGTCGGCGGCGGACCCACCGGCCTGATGCTGGCCGCAGAGTTGCGGCTGCACGGCGTGCACGTGGTCGTGCTGGAGAAGCTGACCGCGCAGACCGAGCAGTCCCGCGGCCAGGGCCTGCACGCGCGCAGCGTCGAGGTGATGGATCAGCGCGGCCTGCTGGACCGGTTCCTCGCGGTCAGCGAGAAGTTCCAGGTCGGCGGTCTCTTCGGCGGCATCGCGAAGCCGTGGCCCGAGCGGCTGGACACGGCGCACCCGTACGGCGTCGCCACCCCGCAGCCGGTCACCGAGCGGCTGCTCAACGAGCACGCCCTCGAAGTCGGCACGGACCTCCGGCGCGGCTGCGAAGTGGTCGGGCTGAGTCAGGACGAGGACGGGGTGAGCGTCGAGCTGGCGGACGGCACGCAACTGCGCTCGCGCTACCTCGTCGGGTGCGACGGCGGCCGCAGTGCGGTGCGGAAACTGCTGGGCGTCGGCTTCCCCGGCGAGCCCGCCAAGGTCGAGACGCTGCTCGGCGAGATGGAGGTGACCGACGATCAGGCGACGATTGCCGCTGCCGTCGCGGAGGTCCACCGGACCCAACTGCGGTTCGGCGTCGCCCCACCCGACGAGAACGGGGTGTGCCGCGTGGTCGTGCCCGCCGACGGGGTGGCCGAGGACCGCGCGACCGAGCCGAGCCTGGACGACTTCAAGAAGCAGCTGCGGGCGTTCGCGGGCACGGACTTCGGTGTGCACTCGCCGCGCTGGCTGTCCCGGTTCGGCGACGCCACCCGGCAGGCCGAGCGCTACCGGGTCGGCCGGGCGTTCCTGGCCGGCGACGCGGCGCACATCCATCCGCCGACCGGCGGGCAGGGGCTCAACCTCGGTGTGCAGGACGCGTTCAACCTCGGCTGGAAGCTGGCCGCGGCGGTCAACGGCTGGGGCCCGGAGGGGCTGCTGGACAGCTATCACACCGAACGGCATCCGGTGGGGGCCCGCGTGCTGGACAACACCCGCGCGCAGATCACTCTCCTCGGGGCCGACGCGGGTGCGACCGCGCTGCGGGAGCTGTTCTCGAAGCTGATGGACTTCGAGGAGGTGAACCGGTACGTCACCGGGATGATCACCGCGGTCGACGTCAGCTACGACTTCGGCGAGGGCCACGAACTGCTCGGCCGGCGGATGCGGGACGTGGAGCTGAAGCAGGGGCGCCTCTACGAGCTGATGCGCGGCGGCCGCGGGCTGCTGCTCGATCAGACCGGCCGGCTCTCGGTGGCGGGCTGGGCGGACCGGGTCGACCACGTCGTCGACGTCAGCGAGGAACTGGAGGTGCCCGCGGTGCTGCTGCGGCCGGACGGCCATGTGGCGTGGGTCGGTGAGGACCAGCAGGACCTGCTCGGCCGGCTGCCGAAGTGGTTCGGCGCCGCAGCCGGCTGA
- a CDS encoding excinuclease ABC subunit UvrA, with protein sequence MATKKDTQSPALHDADSHDLIRVHGARVNNLQDVSIEIPKRRLTVFTGVSGSGKSSLVFGTIAAESQRLINETYSTFVQGFMPTLARPDVDVLDGLTTAISVDQQRMGSDPRSTVGTATDANAMLRILFSRLGKPYIGSAKAFSFNVASISGAGAVTVQRAGQTVKERRSFSITGGMCARCEGRGKVSDIDLTQLYDDSKSLAEGAFTIPGWKSDSQWTVGLYAQSGFLDPHKPIRKFTKKEMQDFLYREPVKVKVNGINLTYEGLIPKIQKSFLSKDKEAMQPHIRAFVERAVTFSSCPECDGTRLNEGARSSKIKRKSIADACAMEIRDLADWVRGIEEPSVAPLLLALRQTLDSFVEIGLGYLSLDRPAGTLSGGEAQRVKMIRHLGSSLTDITYVFDEPTIGLHPHDIQRMNGLLLQLRDKGNTVLVVEHKPEAIAIADHVVDLGPGAGTAGGTVCYEGSLEGLRSSGTVTGRHLDDRASVKETVRKPSGALKIRGAKANNLRNVNVDIPLGVLTVITGVAGSGKSSLVHGSIPADEGVVAVDQAPIKGSRRSNPATYTGLLEPIRKAFAKENGVKPALFSANSEGACPTCNGAGVIYTDLAMMAGVATTCEDCEGKRFDASVLDYHLGGRDISEVLAMSVTEAEKFFGAGEAQTPAAHRILERLADVGLGYLTLGQPLTTLSGGERQRLKLATHMGDKGGVYVLDEPTTGLHLADVEQLLGLLDRLVDSGKSVIVIEHHQAVMAHADWIIDLGPGAGHDGGKIVFEGTPADLVADGTTLTGEHLAEYVGA encoded by the coding sequence ATGGCCACGAAGAAGGACACGCAGTCGCCCGCGCTGCACGATGCCGACAGCCACGACCTGATCCGCGTGCACGGCGCGCGCGTGAACAACCTCCAGGACGTCAGTATCGAGATCCCGAAGCGTCGGTTGACGGTGTTCACCGGTGTCTCCGGATCGGGCAAGAGCTCCCTGGTGTTCGGCACGATCGCCGCGGAGTCGCAGCGGCTGATCAACGAGACGTACAGCACCTTCGTGCAGGGCTTCATGCCGACCCTCGCCCGGCCGGACGTCGACGTACTCGACGGGCTGACGACCGCCATCAGCGTCGACCAGCAGCGGATGGGGTCCGACCCGCGCTCCACGGTGGGCACCGCAACCGACGCCAACGCGATGCTGCGCATCCTCTTCAGCCGGCTCGGGAAGCCGTACATCGGCTCGGCCAAGGCGTTCTCCTTCAACGTCGCCTCGATCAGCGGCGCGGGCGCGGTCACGGTGCAGCGCGCCGGGCAGACCGTGAAGGAGCGGCGCAGCTTCAGCATCACCGGCGGCATGTGCGCGCGCTGCGAGGGCCGGGGCAAGGTCTCCGACATCGACCTCACCCAGCTGTACGACGACTCCAAGTCGCTCGCGGAGGGCGCGTTCACCATCCCCGGCTGGAAGTCGGACAGCCAGTGGACCGTGGGGCTCTACGCCCAGTCGGGCTTCCTCGACCCGCACAAGCCGATCCGCAAGTTCACCAAGAAGGAGATGCAGGACTTCCTCTACCGGGAGCCGGTCAAGGTCAAGGTCAACGGCATCAACCTCACCTACGAGGGGCTGATCCCCAAGATCCAGAAGTCGTTCCTGTCCAAGGACAAGGAGGCGATGCAGCCGCACATCAGGGCGTTCGTGGAGCGCGCGGTCACCTTCAGCAGCTGCCCCGAGTGCGACGGCACCCGCCTCAACGAGGGCGCCCGCTCGTCGAAGATCAAGCGGAAGAGCATCGCCGACGCCTGCGCCATGGAGATCAGGGACCTGGCCGACTGGGTCCGCGGCATCGAGGAGCCGTCGGTGGCGCCGCTGCTCCTCGCGCTGCGGCAGACCCTCGACTCGTTCGTGGAGATCGGCCTCGGCTACCTCTCGCTCGACCGGCCGGCGGGCACGCTGTCCGGCGGCGAGGCGCAGCGCGTGAAGATGATCCGTCACCTCGGCTCCTCGCTCACGGACATCACGTACGTCTTCGACGAGCCGACGATCGGGCTGCACCCGCACGACATCCAGCGGATGAACGGCCTGCTCCTGCAGCTGCGCGACAAGGGCAACACCGTGCTCGTGGTCGAGCACAAGCCGGAGGCCATCGCGATCGCCGACCATGTCGTCGACCTCGGTCCCGGCGCCGGTACGGCGGGCGGCACCGTCTGTTACGAGGGCAGCCTCGAAGGGCTGCGGTCCAGCGGCACCGTCACCGGCCGCCACCTCGACGACCGGGCCTCGGTGAAGGAGACGGTGCGCAAGCCCTCCGGGGCCCTGAAGATCCGCGGCGCGAAGGCGAACAACCTGCGGAACGTGAACGTCGACATCCCGCTCGGCGTGCTCACCGTCATCACCGGTGTCGCCGGTTCCGGCAAGAGCTCCCTCGTGCACGGCTCGATCCCGGCCGACGAGGGCGTGGTGGCGGTCGACCAGGCCCCGATCAAGGGCTCCAGGCGCAGCAACCCGGCGACGTACACCGGACTGCTCGAACCGATCCGCAAGGCGTTCGCCAAGGAGAACGGCGTGAAGCCGGCGCTGTTCAGCGCCAACTCCGAGGGTGCCTGCCCCACGTGCAACGGCGCCGGCGTCATCTACACGGACCTGGCGATGATGGCCGGCGTGGCCACCACCTGCGAGGACTGCGAGGGCAAGCGGTTCGACGCCTCGGTGCTCGACTACCACCTCGGCGGCCGCGACATCAGCGAGGTGCTCGCGATGTCGGTGACGGAGGCCGAGAAGTTCTTCGGTGCGGGTGAGGCGCAGACGCCGGCCGCGCACAGGATCCTGGAGCGGCTCGCCGACGTCGGCCTGGGCTACCTCACGCTCGGCCAGCCGCTCACCACGCTGTCCGGCGGCGAGCGGCAGCGGCTCAAGCTGGCCACCCACATGGGTGACAAGGGCGGCGTCTACGTCCTGGACGAGCCGACCACGGGCCTGCACCTCGCCGACGTCGAGCAGTTGCTCGGCCTGCTGGACCGGCTGGTCGACTCCGGAAAGTCGGTGATCGTCATCGAGCACCACCAGGCGGTCATGGCGCACGCCGACTGGATCATCGACCTCGGCCCGGGCGCCGGCCACGACGGCGGCAAGATCGTCTTCGAGGGCACGCCCGCCGACCTCGTCGCCGACGGCACCACCCTCACCGGCGAGCACCTCGCGGAGTACGTCGGCGCCTGA
- a CDS encoding VOC family protein: MNINLSQCFIAVDDHDKALAFYRDALRLEVRNDVAFEGMRWVTVGSPTQPDVEIVLEPPLADPNASEADRKAMAELLAKGNLRGVIFSTDDCDTTFESIRAAGGEVLQEPIDQPYGVRDCAFRDPAGNMIRFSQSRKA, translated from the coding sequence ATGAACATCAACCTCTCGCAGTGCTTCATCGCCGTCGACGACCACGACAAGGCGCTCGCCTTCTACCGCGACGCCCTCCGCCTGGAGGTGCGCAACGACGTCGCCTTCGAGGGAATGCGCTGGGTGACCGTCGGCTCGCCCACGCAGCCCGACGTGGAGATCGTCCTCGAACCGCCGCTCGCCGACCCCAACGCCTCGGAGGCCGACAGGAAGGCGATGGCCGAACTGCTGGCCAAGGGCAACCTGCGCGGCGTGATCTTCTCCACCGACGACTGCGACACCACCTTCGAAAGCATCAGGGCAGCGGGCGGGGAGGTGCTGCAGGAGCCGATCGACCAGCCGTACGGCGTCCGCGACTGCGCCTTCCGCGACCCGGCGGGGAACATGATCCGCTTCAGCCAGTCCCGCAAGGCATGA
- a CDS encoding helix-turn-helix transcriptional regulator, which translates to MTPLADLVRLRRVRDMMDRDYAQPLDVPALANVALMSPGHFSRSFRAAFGETPYSYLMTRRVERAKALLRRGDLSVTDVCFAVGCTSLGSFSSRFTELVGESPSAYRARPHEAGAAIPACVAKIITRPVRNGEANPAADS; encoded by the coding sequence ATGACCCCCCTGGCCGACCTGGTACGGCTGCGCCGCGTCCGGGACATGATGGACCGCGACTACGCGCAGCCGCTGGATGTCCCGGCGCTGGCGAACGTCGCTCTCATGTCGCCCGGACACTTCTCCCGCAGTTTCCGCGCCGCCTTCGGGGAGACGCCCTACAGCTACCTGATGACCCGCCGCGTCGAGCGGGCGAAGGCGCTGCTGCGGCGGGGCGACCTCAGCGTCACGGACGTCTGCTTCGCGGTCGGATGTACCTCGCTCGGGTCGTTCAGCTCGCGCTTCACGGAGCTGGTCGGTGAGAGCCCCAGCGCCTACCGGGCCCGGCCCCACGAGGCCGGCGCCGCGATCCCGGCGTGCGTCGCCAAGATCATCACGAGACCGGTCAGGAACGGAGAAGCGAATCCCGCCGCCGACTCGTAG
- a CDS encoding deoxyxylulose-5-phosphate synthase translates to MPHGKTAYVCLPCRASYKQPYDRDRERVCPRCAGTLIHVGSAFAPPRRRDIAAWRALSVLLNAGIRFHKSCCGGPGYRPRTLREVKERVAYAEATGEPFARALLRGAIP, encoded by the coding sequence ATGCCCCATGGGAAGACCGCGTACGTGTGCCTGCCGTGCCGGGCTTCGTACAAGCAGCCTTACGACAGGGACCGGGAGCGCGTCTGTCCGCGCTGCGCCGGGACGCTGATCCACGTCGGGTCCGCCTTCGCGCCGCCGCGACGACGGGACATCGCGGCGTGGCGTGCGCTCTCGGTGCTCCTGAACGCGGGGATCCGCTTCCACAAGAGCTGTTGCGGCGGCCCCGGCTACCGCCCGCGCACCCTGCGCGAGGTGAAGGAGCGGGTGGCGTACGCGGAGGCCACCGGAGAGCCCTTCGCCCGTGCCCTTCTCCGAGGGGCGATTCCCTAG
- a CDS encoding MarR family winged helix-turn-helix transcriptional regulator yields the protein MTAMTPARTAPDLSFLLDHTSHVLRTRMAAALAEIGLTARMHCVLVHALEGERTQIQLAEIGDMDKTTMVVTVDALESAGLAERRPSSRDRRARIIAVTEEGARLAERSQQIVDQVHKDALSTLPDSDRDVLLRALNQLAEEHLATPVENPRPVRRARQGQS from the coding sequence ATGACCGCCATGACGCCCGCCCGCACCGCACCCGACCTCTCCTTCCTCCTCGACCACACCAGCCACGTCCTGCGGACCCGGATGGCCGCCGCCCTCGCCGAGATCGGGCTCACGGCACGGATGCACTGCGTCCTGGTCCACGCGCTGGAGGGGGAGCGCACCCAGATCCAGCTCGCGGAGATCGGCGACATGGACAAGACCACGATGGTGGTGACGGTGGACGCCCTGGAGAGCGCGGGGCTCGCCGAGCGGCGGCCGTCCAGCCGCGACCGGCGGGCCCGGATCATCGCCGTCACCGAGGAGGGCGCCCGGCTCGCCGAGCGGAGTCAGCAGATCGTCGACCAGGTGCACAAGGACGCCCTGTCGACACTGCCCGACAGCGACCGCGACGTGCTGCTGCGCGCCCTGAACCAGCTGGCCGAGGAGCACCTGGCCACCCCCGTCGAGAACCCCCGCCCGGTCCGGCGCGCCCGCCAGGGCCAGAGTTAG
- a CDS encoding MFS transporter, with protein MSVTAPLPPCDTAGPTARTRKLALGVIASGMLMMTLDGSIVTVAMPAIQRDLGFTPAGLSWVVNAYLIGFGSLLLLAGRLGDLIGRKRMFVAGTVVFTAASLLAGAAATPEILIAARFLQGVGSAMASAVGLGILVTLFTEQRERAGAIAVFSFTGAAGASIGQVLGGGLTDALAWNWIFFINLPIGIAALLIARRVLPADRGIGLSAGADVLGAALVTAGLMLGIYTVVKVEEYGWSSAPTLGLGALTLVLLVGFVVRQATARTPLMPLRIFRSRSVAGANLVQVLMVAALFSFQILVALFLQNVLGYGAAETGLAMLPAAAVIGAVSLGVSARLNARFGERAVLLAGILLLIGALGLLTRIPVQAQYVTDLLPVMLLAAGFGLALPALTALGMSGAGDDDAGLASGVFNTTQQIGMAIGVAVLSTLAAGRSERLLAQGHSRADALTSGYQLAFTVGTGLLVAAFALALLVLRPAAGSARS; from the coding sequence ATGTCCGTGACTGCGCCCCTTCCGCCGTGCGACACCGCCGGGCCCACCGCCCGCACCCGCAAGCTGGCCCTCGGAGTGATCGCCTCCGGGATGCTGATGATGACCCTTGACGGCTCCATCGTGACCGTGGCGATGCCCGCCATCCAGCGCGACCTCGGATTCACCCCCGCCGGCCTCAGCTGGGTGGTCAACGCCTATCTGATCGGGTTCGGCAGCCTGCTCCTGCTGGCCGGCAGGCTCGGCGATCTGATCGGCCGCAAGCGCATGTTCGTCGCCGGGACCGTCGTCTTCACCGCGGCCTCCCTGCTGGCCGGCGCGGCAGCGACCCCCGAGATACTGATCGCCGCCCGGTTCCTGCAGGGGGTCGGCAGCGCGATGGCCTCCGCCGTAGGCCTCGGCATCCTCGTGACCCTGTTCACCGAGCAACGGGAACGCGCCGGAGCCATCGCCGTGTTCTCCTTCACCGGGGCGGCGGGCGCCTCGATCGGGCAGGTGCTCGGCGGCGGCCTCACCGACGCGCTCGCCTGGAACTGGATCTTCTTCATCAACCTGCCGATCGGCATCGCGGCCCTCCTGATCGCCCGCCGCGTCCTGCCCGCCGACCGCGGCATCGGCCTCTCCGCCGGCGCCGACGTCCTGGGCGCGGCCCTCGTCACCGCAGGTCTGATGCTCGGCATCTACACCGTGGTCAAGGTCGAGGAGTACGGCTGGAGCTCCGCGCCCACGCTCGGCCTCGGCGCACTCACCCTCGTACTCCTCGTCGGGTTCGTCGTCCGCCAGGCCACCGCCCGGACGCCGCTCATGCCCCTGCGGATCTTCCGGTCCCGCAGTGTGGCCGGGGCCAATCTGGTCCAGGTCCTCATGGTGGCCGCCCTGTTCTCGTTCCAGATCCTCGTCGCGCTCTTCCTGCAGAACGTGCTCGGGTACGGCGCCGCCGAGACCGGTCTCGCCATGCTTCCGGCCGCCGCCGTCATCGGAGCCGTATCGCTGGGCGTCTCGGCGCGGCTGAACGCCCGGTTCGGTGAACGCGCCGTCCTGCTGGCCGGGATCCTGCTGCTGATCGGCGCCCTCGGGCTCCTCACCCGGATTCCCGTACAGGCGCAGTACGTGACCGATCTGCTCCCCGTGATGCTCCTGGCCGCAGGCTTCGGGCTCGCCCTCCCGGCGCTGACGGCGCTCGGCATGTCCGGTGCGGGGGACGACGACGCCGGGCTCGCCTCGGGTGTCTTCAACACCACGCAGCAGATCGGCATGGCCATCGGCGTCGCGGTGCTGTCCACCCTCGCGGCGGGCCGCAGTGAGCGTCTGCTGGCCCAAGGCCACAGCAGGGCCGACGCGCTGACCAGTGGTTACCAGCTGGCCTTCACCGTCGGTACGGGCCTGCTCGTCGCCGCCTTCGCCCTCGCGCTCCTCGTCCTGCGCCCCGCAGCCGGCTCCGCCCGTTCCTGA
- a CDS encoding TIGR03618 family F420-dependent PPOX class oxidoreductase: MNTVETSKPKSGPAPRVLTDEELSRILREQPFGVLAAVRGTGHPHLSTVLYRWNGEDRTVRVSTTADRLKARMLRRDPHASLHVRGGDDWSFAVAEGEAEVSQESVVAGDAIGRELLSLTPGFDDPADEAAFLAQAVEERRVVIRLRVSRLYGTALDIPAAE, from the coding sequence ATGAACACAGTCGAGACATCGAAGCCGAAGAGCGGCCCCGCGCCCCGCGTCCTCACCGACGAGGAGCTCTCCCGAATCCTGCGGGAGCAGCCGTTCGGCGTGCTCGCCGCCGTCCGCGGCACCGGGCACCCGCACCTGTCGACGGTGCTGTACCGCTGGAACGGCGAGGACCGCACGGTACGCGTCTCCACCACAGCCGACCGACTGAAGGCGCGCATGCTGCGCCGGGATCCGCACGCCTCGCTGCACGTCCGGGGCGGCGACGACTGGTCGTTCGCGGTGGCCGAGGGCGAGGCGGAGGTGTCGCAGGAGTCCGTTGTGGCCGGTGACGCGATCGGCCGTGAACTACTCTCCCTGACGCCGGGTTTCGACGACCCGGCGGACGAGGCCGCCTTCCTGGCGCAGGCCGTGGAGGAGCGCCGTGTGGTGATCCGCCTCCGGGTCTCCCGCCTGTACGGAACGGCCCTGGACATACCCGCGGCGGAATGA
- a CDS encoding HAD family hydrolase — MLCDLDNVIRFYDTTHLASLERAAGLPEGATEEVAYAPETDLPLLLGRISPDEWVEAIVSGLAGRVDEVRARELGRALARAPFRADEEVVAVLRRVRARVPLVLVTNATLQLEDDLAALGIGDLADHVVSSAVEGVAKPDPEIYRIAAARAGVPLDRCLFVDDRQENVDAAVALGMKGVLFREPADLHGPFGFALTPADA, encoded by the coding sequence GTGCTGTGCGACCTCGACAACGTCATCCGCTTCTACGACACGACGCACCTGGCCTCGCTGGAACGGGCGGCGGGACTCCCGGAAGGCGCCACCGAGGAGGTCGCGTACGCCCCGGAGACCGACCTCCCGCTGCTCCTGGGCCGGATATCCCCGGACGAGTGGGTCGAGGCCATCGTGTCCGGCCTCGCCGGGCGGGTGGACGAGGTCCGGGCACGCGAGCTGGGCCGGGCGCTCGCCCGGGCGCCGTTCCGGGCGGACGAGGAGGTGGTGGCCGTGCTGCGACGGGTCAGGGCCCGGGTGCCGCTCGTCCTGGTCACCAACGCGACCCTCCAACTGGAGGACGACCTTGCCGCGTTGGGGATCGGCGACCTGGCCGACCATGTCGTCAGCAGCGCCGTGGAGGGCGTCGCGAAGCCCGACCCGGAGATCTACCGGATCGCCGCCGCACGCGCGGGGGTGCCACTGGACCGGTGCCTCTTCGTGGACGACCGCCAGGAGAACGTCGACGCGGCCGTCGCCCTCGGGATGAAGGGCGTGCTCTTCCGCGAACCGGCGGATCTGCACGGCCCGTTCGGGTTCGCTCTCACCCCGGCGGACGCGTGA
- a CDS encoding TetR/AcrR family transcriptional regulator, with translation MVMSGEKTGPAALAPTGLRERKKQLTCKAVSDAAIGIFLERGFGKVSVAEVAAAADISKPTLFRYFPAKEDLVLHRYAEHEDEAARVVSARASGESPLAALRRHHLDGLDRRDPVTGLCDTPAVLAFHRLLYGTPSLVARLHAYRGRSEKALARALGNGMPARLAAGQIVAVLRILAEGNWRRIDAGESAGQVYGGAVAAAENAFVQLRTGLEQVSR, from the coding sequence ATGGTCATGAGCGGAGAGAAGACCGGCCCGGCGGCGCTCGCGCCGACAGGTCTGCGCGAGCGCAAGAAGCAGCTGACCTGCAAGGCGGTCTCCGATGCCGCGATCGGGATATTCCTGGAGCGGGGCTTCGGCAAGGTCTCCGTGGCCGAGGTGGCGGCTGCGGCCGACATCTCCAAGCCGACGCTGTTCCGGTACTTCCCGGCCAAGGAGGACCTGGTGCTGCACCGGTACGCCGAGCACGAGGACGAGGCGGCCCGGGTGGTCTCCGCCAGGGCCTCCGGCGAATCGCCCCTGGCAGCGCTGCGCCGCCACCACCTGGACGGTCTCGACCGGCGCGACCCGGTCACGGGGCTCTGCGACACCCCGGCGGTCCTGGCGTTCCACCGGCTGCTGTACGGCACGCCGTCCCTCGTCGCCCGGCTGCACGCGTACCGGGGGCGCTCCGAGAAGGCGCTCGCGCGCGCCCTGGGCAACGGGATGCCGGCGCGGCTCGCGGCGGGGCAGATCGTCGCCGTCCTGAGGATCCTCGCCGAGGGGAACTGGCGGCGGATCGACGCCGGGGAGAGCGCCGGTCAGGTGTACGGGGGCGCGGTGGCGGCGGCCGAGAACGCCTTCGTCCAGCTGAGGACGGGGCTGGAGCAGGTCAGCCGTTGA